In Saccharomyces paradoxus chromosome IV, complete sequence, the DNA window TACCCTGCTGGTAGAGGTATCGGTCATCAAATCATGATTGAGGAGGGCTATGCCTTCCCCTTGAACATGACGGTCGCATCTGACTCGCATTCAAACACCTACGGTGGTTTGGGGTCACTGGGGACCCCGATAGTGAGAACAGACGCTGCAGCCATATGGGCCACGGGACAAACGTGGTGGCAGATCCCACCAGTGGCTCAGGTGGAGTTGAAAGGCCAATTGCCTCAGGGCGTCTCCGGAAAAGATATCATTGTCGCATTATGTGGGCTTTTCAACAATGACCAGGTTCTAAACCACGCCATTGAATTCACGGGTGACTCTTTGAATGCATTGCCTATTGATCACAGACTCACTATAGCTAACATGACCACCGAGTGGGGGGCACTTTCTGGTCTGTTCCCCGTAGACAAGACTTTAATCGACTGGTATAAGAACCGTTTGCAAAAGCTGGGCACCAATAACCATCCAAGAATTAACCCAAAAACTATCCGCGAACTGGAAGGAAAAGCGGATATTCTGAAAGCAGACAAGGATGCACACTATGCCAAAAAACTAGTTATCGACCTTGCCACATTAACTCACTACGTCTCGGGCCCCAACAGTGTCAAGGTTTCCAACACCGTACAAGACCTATCTCAACAAGATGTCAAGATAAATAAAGCTTATCTGGTGTCTTGTACGAACTCCCGTCTTTCTGATTTGCAATCTGCAGCGGAAGTGGTTTGTCCCACTGGTGATTTAAGCAAGGTCAACAAAGTAGCTCCTGGTGTAGAGTTCTATGTGGCCGCTGCCTCTTCAGAAATTGAAGCAGATGCCCGTAAATCAGGCGCCTGGGAAAAGCTACTAAAGGCCGGCTGTATCCCACTACCTTCTGGCTGTGGTCCATGCATCGGTTTGGGTGCAGGTTTACTGGAACCAGGTGAAGTTGGTATCAGTGCCACAAACAGAAACTTTAAAGGTAGAATGGGCTCCAAGGATGCGTTGGCTTACTTAGCTTCCCCTGCTGTGGTCGCCGCTTCTGCCATATTGGGTAAGATCGCTTCTCCTGCTGAAGTGTTGTCTACGAGTGAAATCCCATTCAACGGTGTTAAGACTGAGATAATTGAGAACCCTGTGGCTGAAGAGGAAGTTAACACTGGATCTGAGACTCCAAAGCAATCCGTTGAGATATTAGAAGGTTTCCCAAAAGAGTTTTCTGGCGAATTGGTTCTGTGTGATGCCGATAACATCAACACCGACGGTATATATCCAGGTAAGTACACTTACCAGGACGATGTGCctaaagaaaagatggCGCAAGTTTGTATGGAAAATTATGACGCTGAATTCAGAACAAAGGTTCATCCAGGTGACATAGTGATCAGCGGGTTCAATTTCGGTACCGGTTCCTCCAGGGAACAAGCAGCTACCGCATTATTGGCCAAGGGTATCAACCTAGTTGTCTCAGGATCCTTtggtaatattttttcaagaaactCCATCAACAATGCTCTTCTGACCTTGGAAATCCCAGCattaatcaaaaaattgcGTGAGAAATATCAAGGCGCTCCAAAGGAACTGACAAGAAGAACTGGTTGGTTTTTGAAATGGGATGTAGCTAATGCTAAAGTGGTCGTTACCGAAGGTTCTTTGGACGGTCCTGTGATCTTGGAGCAAAACGTGGGTGAGCTAGGTAAAAACCTGCAAGAAATTATTGTAAAAGGTGGCTTGGAAGGTTGGGTCAAATCCCAACTATAGTGCGCATAAAATCTGAAAGGAACGcatccttttctttatttattaagtttatttatttatttacgATTATTCACGTATTTTGTCGTTAATCTATCGATatacaaatttttatttgtaGGTTTTCTATTTCTCCTCATTATATTTCGAAGGTGCTCTTGTGATattaaaaacaaatatCTCATCTAAAATCCGTTGGAAAAACAACGTACATACATTTctacataaaaaaatgccaaGCAGGCGCTCGAGATAGTTTCAGAAAATACTCACCTGACCATTAACTGAGGTAGCAAACATCCATGGATAAGTATACTGCTTTAATTAATGatgagaatttttcaactcttACATTGAGTGTCTCAAGATATCCCAAAAGTTTGGTATATTGGGAGAGATTACTGAACTATATAGTAAAGGCTTCCGCACCAATTTGCAAGTCCACTGAGCCTCAACTACTAGAGCTAATACGACATACATATTCTTCTATGCTAAATGAGTTTCCCTATTTAGAAAACTACTATATCGACTTCGCATTACTGGAGTACAAATTGGGGAATGTTTCTACCTCGCATAAGATATTTCAACGCGGATTGCAAGCCTTTAATCAAAGATCTTTGCTACTGTGGACGTCGTATCTAAAGTTTTGTAATAACGTTGTCTTAAACCAGAAGCAAttgtttaaaaaatatgaaacaGCTGAAGAATATGTCGgtttgcattttttcaGTGGAGAATTTTGGGATTTGTATCTGGAACAAATCAGATCAAGATGCACATCTTCAAAGAGGTATTGGAACGTTTTGAGGAAGATACTAGAAATTCCTTTACACTCTTTTTCGAAATTTTATGCGTTATGGTTGCAGAATATAGACGATATAATGGATCTGAAGCAGCTGTCACAGCTAACAAGTAAAGAtgaattattgaaaaaactcAAGATAGATATCAATTATAGTGGAAGGAAAGGTCCATACCTTCAAgatgcaaagaaaaagttgagGAAAATAACGAAGGAAATGTACATGGTTGTTCAATACCAAGTGCTAGAAAtttattccatttttgaatcaaatatttatatCAACTATTACACATCTCCAGAAACCTTGGTTTCTTCAGATGAAATAGAAACATGGATAAAATATCTGGATTACACCATCACTTTACAAACCGATTCTTTAACCCATTTAAATTTCCAAAGGGCTTTACTTCCTCTGGCCCATTATGATATTGTATGGATAAAATACAGTAAATGGTtgataaattcaaaaaaagaccTTGTGGGGGCGAAAAACGTTCTATTAATGggtttgaaattttctttgaagaagaccaaaataataaaattacTGTATTCAGTTATCTGTAAGTTGAATGACTACGTACTTTTACGAAATctattggaaaaaattgagtCCTCATATTCTGACAACGTTGAAAAtgttgatgattttgagaTATTTTGGGATTACCTTCAATTTAAAACGTTCTGTCAGAATTCTCTGTATTCTAGTCGATATTCTGATTCTCAATCGAACGGACTTCTAAATAAAGAGCTATTTGATAAAGTATGGAAACGTTTGAGctgtaaagaaaagaaaagtggtcaagaaattttattgaataacTTAGTACAGTTTTATTCAAAGGACACCGTTGAGTTCgtagaaaaaaacatatttcaaaaaataataacatcTGGCTGGAAATACTACCTACAGAACAGTATATTTTGGAACTGTTATTGCCGTTTGATTTATTTCGATGCTTCTAGATCATATCTGGACAAGAGGCAATATATtgtcaaaaaaatatggccCCAAATAGACAAGAAATTTGCACAGAGTGTTCTGCCATCTTTAACAGAATTCTGTCAATCATACTTCCCCGAAGAAATGGATACATTAGAAGAAATGTTTACTGAAGAACCTTAGTTTGAAGGCATTGCCATTTATAAAAAGGTATAAATATGTAAGTGTATACTTAATGACcgttaaagaaaaactgcCAGCCTTCATAAGTCCCGCCGATTTCTATAACTGTCGTTCAAATGCTTGATACGGCGGAGTGGCAAGGACGGCCTGCGCAGTCCTAATATCGATATTGATATCTTCGATTAAGGCTTCTTTAGTAGTATAGTTCAATTCAGGCCTAATATGACCCAAAATATTGAACTTGACCTTGGCCCCGTAAAagtcatttttgaaatcatGAATAACATGTAATTCCATGGTTTTGAAATCATTTCCGTAGAATGGATTCTTCCccactgaaagtaccaTAGGAAGTACGAACAAATCGCCGTTTGCTTCACTTAGGTATCGACCGTAATTGTAAATCACAGTTCTCCCATCCCGCCTTGTTTCCACCGAGGGTTCTCTACCATCAATAGCTTTGATGTGAGCAAACCCGAAGTAAACTCCTAAATCCAAATCGTTTATATCTTTAGGTAGCTGCTCTATGGGCACATTGGCAGTAGGAATACCCAATTCAGCAGATCCACGACCAAACCCGCATACAATGTCACAATACTCGGTAACAAGTGGAAATGGTGGACTTGGTTGCGCAGGTATTGGTAAATCGACTTCTCGTTTAAAACTATCGATTATATCTGTATTCGTATTTCGACGCATTAAGAAAGTACCTGCTAACACGAGCAATAATGAAACATAGACAGCCCACGTAAACATGGACACTTTTACAACACGTGTTTGTGACCGCTTCACAGGGTCAAACCGCCACTTTCTCAACCACAGTGCTTGTACGGCCAATATTAGCATTACTCTTGCTGACAGAGTATTAAAGCAACGACTTGAATTGCTGTATTACCCTCCCGCGTAACGGACTATTGCAACCTCTCTCATAGCGCAATGGCAACATATGAAGTGCAGGAGAATCATGCTATTCAGTTCTCCATTACATCAACCTAGTCACGTTTCAGGTAATTAGTAATTCTTGTAAGACTTCTTGCTTGCGTGATCCATCAACCAACACAGGCGCATGGATTCCTTAGGAGATTAAATGAGCCAATCCTCTTGGGAAAAACCGCGTAATATGACCATTAATAACTTAACTACACTCCTTACTCGTAACGTATTTTAGCCAAAGCAGAAAGGCGCTTTGGagcttatttttttctgtttataAACTGTCTACTCTCGCATCAAGTTTTATCCATCTGGCACTTTATTCGCCTTACGGTGAAAGCGAACACGACAAAATAATCCATCATCTACAAGAGCCCTCGAAAGCAGAAGAATACAAAGATAGGAAAAGCCGTACTTTAAACTTTACTACTAATTTGGGAAGGCATCTGTAAAGTGATATACGGAATCGGAAATAGTGTAAATACtctcatttattttttcaattaaatCACTTTGAAGAAGGCTCGAGATTCACTGACGAAATGCAAAGGTTTACACTAGTCACTCATAGATCGTTCTCCCACTCCTGTGTGAAGCCTAAATCTGCATGCTCTTTGGTCAAGCCGGTTCATCACTTGGTGAAAATTGATAAATCAAAGTTATCCCCCAGATTTCCGGAATTGAAATATGATAAGTGTGATATTAGGTCACCTGGATTTAAACCAAAAGACACTCATGCAGATAGACTCAATGACCATTATCTAAATACTTTGCAATCTGATTTGCTGTTGATTAATTATTCGCATAACGCTACCGTGACAAAAGGCCTCAAACAGAGAGCGTGGAGTGGTAATTCGCCATACCACTTGAACAGACCACCAAAAAATCCGCAAGGCTCGAAGGTCCAACTACCTGACATTCATCCTATCAAATGGAGCAACATTCCTGGGTTGGAGAGTGTCGTAATAAATTGTTTTGTTAGGGAAGCGAGGGAAAATCAGTTATATGCTATCACTGCAGCTTTACAATTACAACAAATTACTGGATGTAAACCCCATCCAATTTTCTCCAAAAACGATGTTCCAACTTGGAAATTGAGAAAGGGTCATCAGATGGGAGCCAAAGTTGAACTaaagggaaaagaaatgtcTCAGTTTTTAAGCACGTTGACCGAGATTGTCTTACCAAGAATAAGAGAATACAAAGGTATAAACAACCAATCCGGGAACAGATTTGGCGGGATAAGTTTTGGTCTGACTCCTGAAGatattaaattttttcctgAAATTGATGCAAACCAGGACTCATGGCCTAAAACGTTTGGTATGCACATAAATGTAAACACCTCTGCTCAATTAGATTACCAGGCAAGAACTTTGTTGAGTGGATTCCAGTTCCCATTTTTCGGAGAGGAGAAATAGCGAATATAAACTGATGGTCATGCCTGTGGTTAACCATGCCCAATGGTAGAACGCAAAAGGCATATGTAATTTCCAATTCGTCatgtaaatatataaaatgtGCAAGATACTATCTCTCTCTTTCTCAAACATATAGTCCCCTATAGGCTCTTAGATCTTTAAAACTTGTTATAAAATTGGACGTCTCTTACACAACTCAACTCTGTATAAAGcattttaaaaaagaaaatgtacatatataagtGAATACTTGTTTAAAAATGAGAACAGCGATCCCTACTCAATTAGAATCTCTTCGAAGATTTTccttatttctttttttgaatttttaatttttattctGAATTTATCTCCTTTGACATTATAACTTACACTTTCTTGACTCAGAGTCATTCAAACATGAGTGAGAGTAAGTTTATTGGTCTTCTTAGCAATCAATGCCACTCTGTCACCTAAGGACAGAGCTAAACCTTGTCCCTTTGAACGGATACGGACATAACCTATAACTTCACTGGTTTTGgaatctttttcaatacaCAAGTTGGCTAGCGCATCCTCACCAAAAGATGATTTTGCATACAGATTACAACTTAAGAACCTACAGTCATCTTCTCCTAACGACTCGGATGGTGTTAGAATACCCATGTTTGTTCCCTTGACCAGTTCTTTCAGATAAGCATGCAATGTTGGTAGTTGTGATTTGACCGATATTTTGTTCTCCCACTCAAATGCATTCCACATAGTACGGAAATGTTCATCATCAGTAGTGGCTGGTTTGATATAATCCATAATGTCAACATGGACGTCGTTTAAGATAACATAGCGAGCATCTTCACCATGCGCACCAtcataaataatattaccGAAAATGACACCAGTGTCGGCAGAAGAAACTTTGACAGTAACGGTGAATTTGTGGAAGCCATGAGGAATGACGTTAGTCTTCTGTGGTGTGTcaataattttcaaatcacCAAGAGTTGCAAATTGCACATGTAggtttttcaatgtttcCTTCGTTTGATTAACAAGAAGAACATCTAATACAACATCAAATTGATTATTTGTGATACAAGCCTCAGCGTAAACCGGGTCAGAAAATCCGCATAAAGGTACGATCTTCTTAAGCTTAGAAATACTAGAACTGCTAGTAGCGTGGATCGCATCCCCTTTCATTGCCAGTTgcaaatcttcttcaatactATCCTTTTGCACATTAGTAGAATTTACACCGGCAAATTGCCTGAAAGAAATCGGTCTATCAATCGGTTCGATGTTTTTGCTATTATCTTTCAATGCTCTCTTATgcttgtttttctttgcaatttCAATTTGCCTCTTGAACGAAGATTTGGTGGTGTCCAAGAATGCAACCTCCAGAAGTTTaacttcttccttcttttcctcaGGGTTAGCTTCATCCAATAAAATGGAAATAGATGTCATAACTCTCTCTAAAGAATCctcatcaatttttttctctacTAGAGAACTTTGACCCACTCTTACAATACTAAccaaaatcaataaagCTTCTGCCTTTAGAGCGTTGGTGACTGTTTTGTTCTTAGAAACCTTTTCGAATTTTAAAACAAGTTTGATGATGGTATTGGCCAAAATGGCAGCTGTGTAAAAATCACCACTTAAAACAAAACGGCGGATCGGTGGTCTAGAATCACGCTCTTCATCAGTAACAGACTTTTGAGAAGTTTTTACATCGAAGGCACTCTCAGTGGCATATGTACCGTCTGGTAGAATAACTGGGCCAGTTGGCTTGGCTGTAGCGTcaacttcattttcttcgGCATCTTCTTGGTTTCGTGTTGACTTCTTTATTTCTGATTGAAGAATAGGAAGCTCACCTACGCTATTACGGATGTGCTTCCAACAATGTTGTATCtcactttcttcttcagcatATTCACCCATAATCCATAACGCACCACGGTAAGCCTTAGCAGATTTTACATTGTCTAAGGTCTGAACCATATTTTCAAGGATATTGGCTCTAAGTTGTGGATATTTTTCGATCACTTCTTTGATAAAGGCTATGACACCACTAGCGGCAACTGAGTTTAAATCACCAATGAAATCTAATAACAGGGAAACAACACCTGCGGCCATTTCTACAAAGTTTACTGCCACCGTACGGATAGTTTTAATTAACAATTGTCTATACTGCATTGCCTTGTCTTGATCTGGATTATTTACGGTTGTTTgcaattcttttttcaaaagctgAACAACATCTTCAGCATTCCTGGATGTCGCCAAGTCCATTGAGATATCAAGCGCCTTTGAACGGACGTCTAGATCCTCTGCGTTCAAGACTCTCAAAATATCCAAGGtcaattcttccaaagcaCCTACATTATTAGCGTTGATGTCTTGAATACGATCTAGAACAATTAACTTAATGTTATTGTCAGAAACCTTGACGGCCAAGTCAATCAATTTGTTTACCGCAGGAACTAAGACATTTGGATTAGCGGACAACACAGTTAGGGCTAATGCGGTCTCGAAGACAACTTCGTCGGAAGTTGTGGTGGAAAGCAGTTCCATCAATAGTTCGATATATTGGGCTTTCAAAGCAGGAGTCCTGTTTGCATCCTGCCTAATAAATTGAACAAAGACAGCTTGTAATAAAGGGTCTAAATTCTCTATATCAGTAATGTTGTTCTCCAAATAATGTAAGGCCTTTTCACGATCTAATTCAGCTAACCCAATAAACGCGTTTCTTTTACATATTGGATCAGTTTCAGCCACTATGAACGAATTGATGATTTCTCTAGCATCGGGAAGTAGATGTTCACTAACCTTGAAAATAGAGAAAACTGCTAAGATAGCATACTTGCGAACATATGCATGACGGTATTCCAAGCACCCCAAGACAGCAGGAACCATCTGTTCCAACAGTTCGGCCTCTCTCAACTTTGTTAAAAACCTTAATGTGTTACCTCTAATATATTCATTAGGATGTTGCAAATCGTGCTGGATGGCATTACAGACAAGAATCATTTCATGTCTCAATTTCCCATCTTCAGCTAATTTGGGAACAATTTCCCAGTAGAAGTACAAAAGCTTCTTCAATTCCTTATTTTTAGAAGGCATGACAAATCTTATTATGTGCATCAACAATTCAGGCATTGGATTTCCCTCCAACATTGTAACTAAAATTGATTTCATCgtatcaattttttgttcatcaGATCCCTTTTCAAGAGCCTTCTGAAAATCGGTACTTGAGTAAGTCTCCATATTCGGAGAAGGATCAAAAACCAACGTGTACGCTGGCtgtgaagaaaatgaagtcATAACTGCGCTCTCGTTCGATGATTGTGATTACTTTAGTTTATTTTCAAGGCAATCTTTACTGAGACATGATCAACGTCAAATTTCACTTGTCGAGCTGTTGTTTTCTGATTTCGTTCTACGTGTAACGAATACACggaatggaaaaaaagtccTCCAATAAAGCAGGGTAATACTATCCCGAAGATCCTGTTACATAGGCGTTATATATCATATCTATAGACCTatagagaaagaaattacTCTGAGTCAGAATCAGGGTTTGCCACACGCAAGCCATGACCCAGAGAATAGCTGAGGTCGACTGCGTCTGAGTTCGTTGTGGAGACAGAGTCCTGACGCGTTATATTACTACTAGCATTAGAATCGCGATAGTCTTGAAGAGAAATATGAGTAGGAAGCTTTTGTCTGTTCACGTAATCATTATCCAGCGTTCCACTTCTCATTCTGTTTTGAGATCTTGTGTAGTAGCTGACCACCGTGTTAGATCTTGACACTGAATCGATAGAACCGTTTTgtcctcttttttctcttaaaGGCGCCATTATATCATCGCTGTTGTACGCTTCATCACCAGGTATGTCCTTGAGATAGTCCTCGGATTGTTCTGCGCCGGTGTCTCCTTTCTTTAGGGCAGATCCaacttcattttcctttcctAACAA includes these proteins:
- the SEC26 gene encoding coatomer subunit beta (Essential beta-coat protein of the COPI coatomer~similar to YDR238C) encodes the protein MTSFSSQPAYTLVFDPSPNMETYSSTDFQKALEKGSDEQKIDTMKSILVTMLEGNPMPELLMHIIRFVMPSKNKELKKLLYFYWEIVPKLAEDGKLRHEMILVCNAIQHDLQHPNEYIRGNTLRFLTKLREAELLEQMVPAVLGCLEYRHAYVRKYAILAVFSIFKVSEHLLPDAREIINSFIVAETDPICKRNAFIGLAELDREKALHYLENNITDIENLDPLLQAVFVQFIRQDANRTPALKAQYIELLMELLSTTTSDEVVFETALALTVLSANPNVLVPAVNKLIDLAVKVSDNNIKLIVLDRIQDINANNVGALEELTLDILRVLNAEDLDVRSKALDISMDLATSRNAEDVVQLLKKELQTTVNNPDQDKAMQYRQLLIKTIRTVAVNFVEMAAGVVSLLLDFIGDLNSVAASGVIAFIKEVIEKYPQLRANILENMVQTLDNVKSAKAYRGALWIMGEYAEEESEIQHCWKHIRNSVGELPILQSEIKKSTRNQEDAEENEVDATAKPTGPVILPDGTYATESAFDVKTSQKSVTDEERDSRPPIRRFVLSGDFYTAAILANTIIKLVLKFEKVSKNKTVTNALKAEALLILVSIVRVGQSSLVEKKIDEDSLERVMTSISILLDEANPEEKKEEVKLLEVAFLDTTKSSFKRQIEIAKKNKHKRALKDNSKNIEPIDRPISFRQFAGVNSTNVQKDSIEEDLQLAMKGDAIHATSSSSISKLKKIVPLCGFSDPVYAEACITNNQFDVVLDVLLVNQTKETLKNLHVQFATLGDLKIIDTPQKTNVIPHGFHKFTVTVKVSSADTGVIFGNIIYDGAHGEDARYVILNDVHVDIMDYIKPATTDDEHFRTMWNAFEWENKISVKSQLPTLHAYLKELVKGTNMGILTPSESLGEDDCRFLSCNLYAKSSFGEDALANLCIEKDSKTSEVIGYVRIRSKGQGLALSLGDRVALIAKKTNKLTLTHV
- the PRP42 gene encoding mRNA splicing protein PRP42 (U1 snRNP protein involved in splicing~similar to YDR235W), whose translation is MDKYTALINDENFSTLTLSVSRYPKSLVYWERLLNYIVKASAPICKSTEPQLLELIRHTYSSMLNEFPYLENYYIDFALLEYKLGNVSTSHKIFQRGLQAFNQRSLLLWTSYLKFCNNVVLNQKQLFKKYETAEEYVGLHFFSGEFWDLYLEQIRSRCTSSKRYWNVLRKILEIPLHSFSKFYALWLQNIDDIMDLKQLSQLTSKDELLKKLKIDINYSGRKGPYLQDAKKKLRKITKEMYMVVQYQVLEIYSIFESNIYINYYTSPETLVSSDEIETWIKYLDYTITLQTDSLTHLNFQRALLPLAHYDIVWIKYSKWLINSKKDLVGAKNVLLMGLKFSLKKTKIIKLLYSVICKLNDYVLLRNLLEKIESSYSDNVENVDDFEIFWDYLQFKTFCQNSLYSSRYSDSQSNGLLNKELFDKVWKRLSCKEKKSGQEILLNNLVQFYSKDTVEFVEKNIFQKIITSGWKYYLQNSIFWNCYCRLIYFDASRSYLDKRQYIVKKIWPQIDKKFAQSVLPSLTEFCQSYFPEEMDTLEEMFTEEP
- the LYS4 gene encoding homoaconitate hydratase LYS4 (Homoaconitase~similar to YDR234W), with the translated sequence MLRSTTITRSFHSSRTWLRGQNLTEKIVQSYAVNLPEGKVVHSGDYVSIKPAHCMSHDNSWPVALKFMGLGATKIKNPSQIVNTLDHDIQNKSEKNLTKYKNIENFAKKHHIDHYPAGRGIGHQIMIEEGYAFPLNMTVASDSHSNTYGGLGSLGTPIVRTDAAAIWATGQTWWQIPPVAQVELKGQLPQGVSGKDIIVALCGLFNNDQVLNHAIEFTGDSLNALPIDHRLTIANMTTEWGALSGLFPVDKTLIDWYKNRLQKLGTNNHPRINPKTIRELEGKADILKADKDAHYAKKLVIDLATLTHYVSGPNSVKVSNTVQDLSQQDVKINKAYLVSCTNSRLSDLQSAAEVVCPTGDLSKVNKVAPGVEFYVAAASSEIEADARKSGAWEKLLKAGCIPLPSGCGPCIGLGAGLLEPGEVGISATNRNFKGRMGSKDALAYLASPAVVAASAILGKIASPAEVLSTSEIPFNGVKTEIIENPVAEEEVNTGSETPKQSVEILEGFPKEFSGELVLCDADNINTDGIYPGKYTYQDDVPKEKMAQVCMENYDAEFRTKVHPGDIVISGFNFGTGSSREQAATALLAKGINLVVSGSFGNIFSRNSINNALLTLEIPALIKKLREKYQGAPKELTRRTGWFLKWDVANAKVVVTEGSLDGPVILEQNVGELGKNLQEIIVKGGLEGWVKSQL
- the MRPL7 gene encoding mitochondrial 54S ribosomal protein uL5m (Mitochondrial ribosomal protein of the large subunit~similar to YDR237W); protein product: MQRFTLVTHRSFSHSCVKPKSACSLVKPVHHLVKIDKSKLSPRFPELKYDKCDIRSPGFKPKDTHADRLNDHYLNTLQSDLLLINYSHNATVTKGLKQRAWSGNSPYHLNRPPKNPQGSKVQLPDIHPIKWSNIPGLESVVINCFVREARENQLYAITAALQLQQITGCKPHPIFSKNDVPTWKLRKGHQMGAKVELKGKEMSQFLSTLTEIVLPRIREYKGINNQSGNRFGGISFGLTPEDIKFFPEIDANQDSWPKTFGMHINVNTSAQLDYQARTLLSGFQFPFFGEEK
- the FMN1 gene encoding riboflavin kinase (Riboflavin kinase, produces riboflavin monophosphate (FMN)~similar to YDR236C); this encodes MLILAVQALWLRKWRFDPVKRSQTRVVKVSMFTWAVYVSLLLVLAGTFLMRRNTNTDIIDSFKREVDLPIPAQPSPPFPLVTEYCDIVCGFGRGSAELGIPTANVPIEQLPKDINDLDLGVYFGFAHIKAIDGREPSVETRRDGRTVIYNYGRYLSEANGDLFVLPMVLSVGKNPFYGNDFKTMELHVIHDFKNDFYGAKVKFNILGHIRPELNYTTKEALIEDINIDIRTAQAVLATPPYQAFERQL